The Rhodopseudomonas julia DNA segment CTCCGACCCGCCGGACGAATGGTGGCTAGAATCGTACGAGCTCAAGACGGAGGAGTATCTCGCGACCATCGAAGCCGTTTGGAAGGGGCTCAAACTCGACCGCCCGGTGGTTATGGGCTGCTCCATGGGCGGGGCGATCGTGCTCCGAGTCGCAAGCGACTTTCAAGACGAGATCCGGGGGATCATCGGGCTGGAAAGTGCCGCGCATGCGCCCGGCCGCTACAACGAATTCCTGCTGCATCCGGCCGTGCATGGCGGCGAACTCGTCGCCACCTACACTTTCGGCCTCAACGCGCCGCAAAGCCCCGAAGAGGGTAAGCGAGACAATTGGTGGTACTACGCGCAGTCCGGCCCCGGCGTCTATCGCGGCGACGTCATGTTCTACAGCTTCGATTTCGACGCCCGCGAACATGTGAAGACGATCGACACGGCCAAGTGCAAGGTGAGCCTTCTCACCGGGACCTACGATTATTCGTGCACCCCGGCGATGACGGAGAAAGTGGCCGCCGCCATACCCGGCTGCCGCTACACCGAGATGGAAGGCATGGGCCATTTCCCGATGATCGAGAACTACGCCCTCTTCCGTCAGTATCTTCTACCGGAGCTTGAGGTGATGGAGGCCGACT contains these protein-coding regions:
- a CDS encoding alpha/beta fold hydrolase, encoding MPEFEPIVGRYLNVAIQGRNHRIYVEEAGEGIPLLCLHTAGADSRQFRHLLNDEEVTRRFRVVCFDMPRHGRSDPPDEWWLESYELKTEEYLATIEAVWKGLKLDRPVVMGCSMGGAIVLRVASDFQDEIRGIIGLESAAHAPGRYNEFLLHPAVHGGELVATYTFGLNAPQSPEEGKRDNWWYYAQSGPGVYRGDVMFYSFDFDAREHVKTIDTAKCKVSLLTGTYDYSCTPAMTEKVAAAIPGCRYTEMEGMGHFPMIENYALFRQYLLPELEVMEAD